A portion of the Gorilla gorilla gorilla isolate KB3781 chromosome X, NHGRI_mGorGor1-v2.1_pri, whole genome shotgun sequence genome contains these proteins:
- the ARHGAP4 gene encoding rho GTPase-activating protein 4 isoform X3: MRWQLSEQLRCLELQGELRRELLQELAEFMRRRAEVELEYSRGLEKLAERFSSRGGRLGSSREHQSFRKEPSLLSPLHCWAVLLQHTRQQSRESAALSEVLAGPLAQRLSHIAEDVGRLVKKSRDLEQQLQDELLEVVSELQTAKKTYQAYHMESVNAEAKLREAERQEEKRAGRSVPTTTAGATEAGPLRKSSLKKGGRLVEKRQAKFMEHKLKCTKARNEYLLSLASVNAAVSNYYLHDVLDLMDCCDTGFHLALGQVLRSYTAAESRTQASQVQGLGSLEEAVEALDPPGDKAKVLEVHATVFCPPLRFDYHPHDGDEVAEICVEMELRDEILPRAQNIQSRLDRQTIETEEVNKTLKATLQALLEVVASDDGDVLDSFQTSPSTESLKSTSSDPGSRQAGRRRGQQQETETFYLTKLQEYLSGRSILAKLQAKHEKLQEALQRGDKEEQEVSWTQYTQRKFQKSRHPRPSSQYNQRLFGGDMEKFIQSSGQPVPLVVESCIRFINLNGLQHEGIFRVSGAQLRVSEIRDAFERGEDPLVEGCTAHDLDSVAGVLKLYFRSLEPPLFPPDLFGELLASSELEATAERVEQVSRLLWRLPAPVLVVLRYLFTFLNHLAQYSDENMMDPYNLAVCFGPTLLPVPAGQDPVALQGRVNQLVQTLIVQPDRVFPPLTSLPGPVYEKCMAPPSASCLGDAQLESLGADNEPELEAEMPSHSLDPLSSPDLEGVVEAVACFAYTGRTAQELSFRRGDVLRLHERASSDWWRGEHNGMRGLIPHKYITLPVGTEKQVVGAGLQTAGESGSSPEGLLASELVHRPEPCTSPEAMGPSGHRRRCLVPASPEQHVEVDKAVAQNMDSVFKELLGKTSVRQGLGPASTTSPSPGPRSPKAPASSRLGRNKGFSRGPGAPASPSASHPQGLDTTPKPH, translated from the exons ATGCGCTGGCAGCTGAGCGAGCAGCTGCGCTGCCTGGAGCTGCAGGGCGAGCTGCGGCGGGAGTTGCTGCAGGAACTGGCAGAGTTCATGCGACGCCGCGCTGAGGTGGAGCTGGAATACTCCCGGGGCCTGGAAAAGCTGGCCGAGCGCTTCTCCAGCCGTGGAGGCCGCCTGGGGAGCAGCCGGGAGCACCAAAGCTTCAG GAAGGAGCCGTCCCTCCTGTCGCCCTTGCACTGCTGGGCGGTGCTGCTGCAGCACACGCGGCAGCAGAGCCGGGAGAGCGCGGCCCTGAGTGAGGTGCTGGCCGGGCCCCTGGCCCAGCGCCTGAGTCACATTGCAGAGGACGTGGGGCGCCTGGTCAAGAAG AGCAGGGATCTGGAGCAGCAGCTGCAGGATGAGCTCCTGGAGGTGGTCTCAGAGCTCCAGACG GCCAAGAAGACGTACCAGGCATATCACATGGAGAGCGTGAATGCCGAGGCCAAGCTCCGGGAGGCCGAGCGGCAGGAGGAGAAGCGGGCAGGCCGGAGTGTCCCCACCACCACCGCTGGTGCCACTGAGGCAGGGCCCCTCCGCAAGAGCTCCCTCaagaagggagggaggctggTGGAGAAG CGGCAGGCCAAGTTCATGGAGCACAAACTCAAGTGCACAAAGGCGCGCAACGAGTACCTGCTTAGCCTGGCCAGTGTCAACGCTGCTGTCAGTAACTACTACCTGCATGACGTCTTGGACCTCATGGAC TGCTGTGACACAGGGTTCCACCTGGCCCTGGGGCAGGTGCTCCGGAGCTACACGGCAGCTGAGAGCCGCACCCAAGCCTCCCAAGTGCAGGGCCTGGGCAGCCTGGAAGAAGCTGTGGAGGCCCTGGATCCTCCAGGGGACAAAGCCAAGGTTCTCGAGGTGCATGCTACCGTCTTCTGTCCCCCGCTGCGCTTTGACTATCACCCCCATGATGGGGATGAG GTGGCTGAGATCTGCGTTGAAATGGAGCTGCGGGACGAGATTCTGCCCAGAGCCCAGAACATCCAGAGCCGCCTGGACCGACAGACCATTGAGACGGAGGAG GTGAACAAGACTCTGAAGGCGACACTGCAGGCCCTGCTGGAGGTGGTGGCCTCGGATGACGGGGATGTGCTTGATTCCTTCCAGACCAGCCCCTCCACCGAGTCCCTCAAGTCCACCAGCTCAGACCCAGGCAGCCGGCAGGCGGGCCGGAGGCGCGGCCAGCAGCAGGAGACCGAAACCTTCTACCTCACG AAGCTCCAGGAGTATCTGAGTGGACGGAGCATCCTCGCCAAGCTGCAGGCCAAGCACGAGAAGCTGCAGGAGGCCCTTCAGCGAG GTGACAAGGAGGAGCAGGAGGTGTCTTG GACCCAGTACACACAGAGAAAATTCCAGAAGAGCCGCCACCCCCGCCCCAGCTCCCAGTATAACCAGAGACTCTTTGGGGGAGACATGGAGAAGTTTATCCAG AGCTCAGGCCAGCCTGTGCCCCTGGTGGTGGAGAGCTGCATTCGCTTCATCAACCTCAACG GCCTGCAGCATGAAGGCATCTTCCGGGTATCGGGTGCCCAGCTCCGGGTCTCAGAGATCCGTGATGCCTTCGAGAGAG GGGAGGACCCACTGGTGGAGGGCTGCACTGCCCACGACCTGGACTCGGTGGCCGGGGTACTGAAGCTCTACTTCCGGAGCCTGGAGCCCCCACTCTTCCCCCCAGACCTGTTCGGCGAGCTGCTGGCTTCTTCGG AGCTGGAGGCCACAGCGGAGAGGGTGGAGCAAGTGAGCCGCCTGCTGTGGCGGCTGCCCGCGCCGGTGCTGGTGGTTCTGCGCTACCTCTTCACCTTCCTCAACCA CCTGGCCCAGTACAGCGATGAGAACATGATGGACCCCTACAACCTGGCCGTGTGCTTCGGGCCCACGCTACTACCGGTGCCCGCTGGGCAGGACCCGGTGGCGCTGCAGGGCCGGGTGAACCAGCTGGTGCAGACGCTCATAGTGCAGCCCGATCGGGTCTTCCCGCCCCTGACCTCGCTGCCTGGCCCCGTCTACGAGAAGTGCATGGCACCGCCTTCCGCCAGCTGCCTGGG GGACGCCCAGCTGGAGAGCCTGGGGGCGGACAATGAGCCGGAGCTGGAAGCTGAGATGCCCTCCCACAGCTTGGACCCCCTCTCCTCCCCAGACCTGGAGGGGGTCGTGGAGGCTGTGGCCTGCTTTGCCTACACGGGCCGCACAGCCCAGGAGCTGAGCTTCCGGCGGGGGGACGTACTGCGGCTGCACGAGAGGGCCTCGAGCGACTGGTGGCGGGGGGAGCACAACGGCATGCGGGGCCTCATCCCCCACAAGTATATCACGCTGCCCGTGGG GACGGAGAAGCAGGTGGTGGGCGCAGGGCTGCAGACTGCAGGGGAGTCTGGGAGCAGTCCCGAGGGCCTCCTGGCATCAGAGCTGGTCCACCG GCCAGAGCCATGCACCTCACCTGAGGCCATGGGACCCTCTGGACACAGACGACGCTGCTTGGTCCCAGCCTCCCCAGAGCAACACGTGGAGGTGGATAAG GCTGTGGCACAGAACATGGACTCTGTGTTTAAGGAGCTCTTGGGAAAGACCTCTGTCCGCCAGGGCCTTGGGCCAGCATCTACCACCTCTCCCAGTCCTGGGCCCCGAAGCCCAAAGGCACCGGCCAGCAGCCGCCTGGGCAGGAACAAAGGCTTCTCCCGGGGCCCTGGGGCCCCAGCCTCACCCTCAGCTTCCCACCCCCAGGGCCTAGACACGACCCCCAAGCCACACTGA
- the ARHGAP4 gene encoding rho GTPase-activating protein 4 isoform X2, producing the protein MARPGHSGAGRGALPPRSPSRAVPALGRPAPPGAALGAGLGGARAGCWPQRPQVPAPARSRPRGSSGVRRRGREAAMAAHGKLRRERGLQAEYETQVKEMRWQLSEQLRCLELQGELRRELLQELAEFMRRRAEVELEYSRGLEKLAERFSSRGGRLGSSREHQSFRKEPSLLSPLHCWAVLLQHTRQQSRESAALSEVLAGPLAQRLSHIAEDVGRLVKKSRDLEQQLQDELLEVVSELQTAKKTYQAYHMESVNAEAKLREAERQEEKRAGRSVPTTTAGATEAGPLRKSSLKKGGRLVEKRQAKFMEHKLKCTKARNEYLLSLASVNAAVSNYYLHDVLDLMDCCDTGFHLALGQVLRSYTAAESRTQASQVQGLGSLEEAVEALDPPGDKAKVLEVHATVFCPPLRFDYHPHDGDEVAEICVEMELRDEILPRAQNIQSRLDRQTIETEEVNKTLKATLQALLEVVASDDGDVLDSFQTSPSTESLKSTSSDPGSRQAGRRRGQQQETETFYLTKLQEYLSGRSILAKLQAKHEKLQEALQRGDKEEQEVSWTQYTQRKFQKSRHPRPSSQYNQRLFGGDMEKFIQSSGQPVPLVVESCIRFINLNGLQHEGIFRVSGAQLRVSEIRDAFERGEDPLVEGCTAHDLDSVAGVLKLYFRSLEPPLFPPDLFGELLASSELEATAERVEQVSRLLWRLPAPVLVVLRYLFTFLNQDAQLESLGADNEPELEAEMPSHSLDPLSSPDLEGVVEAVACFAYTGRTAQELSFRRGDVLRLHERASSDWWRGEHNGMRGLIPHKYITLPVGTEKQVVGAGLQTAGESGSSPEGLLASELVHRPEPCTSPEAMGPSGHRRRCLVPASPEQHVEVDKAVAQNMDSVFKELLGKTSVRQGLGPASTTSPSPGPRSPKAPASSRLGRNKGFSRGPGAPASPSASHPQGLDTTPKPH; encoded by the exons ATGGCAAGGCCGGGGCACAGTGGGGCTGGAAGGGGCGCCCTGCCCCCCAGGAGCCCCTCGCGGGCAGTGCCAGCCCTGGGCCGCCCCGCCCCACCGGGAGCCGCGCTGGGGGCGGGGCTGGGCGGAGCCCGCGCAGGGTGCTGGCCGCAGCGCCCCCAAGTCCCGGCGCCGGCCCGCTCACGGCCGCGTGGGAGCAGTGGGGTTCGACGGCGCGGCCGCGAGGCCGCCATGGCCGCTCACGGGAAGCTGCGGCGGGAGCGGGGGCTGCAGGCTGAGTATGAGACGCAAGTCAAAG AGATGCGCTGGCAGCTGAGCGAGCAGCTGCGCTGCCTGGAGCTGCAGGGCGAGCTGCGGCGGGAGTTGCTGCAGGAACTGGCAGAGTTCATGCGACGCCGCGCTGAGGTGGAGCTGGAATACTCCCGGGGCCTGGAAAAGCTGGCCGAGCGCTTCTCCAGCCGTGGAGGCCGCCTGGGGAGCAGCCGGGAGCACCAAAGCTTCAG GAAGGAGCCGTCCCTCCTGTCGCCCTTGCACTGCTGGGCGGTGCTGCTGCAGCACACGCGGCAGCAGAGCCGGGAGAGCGCGGCCCTGAGTGAGGTGCTGGCCGGGCCCCTGGCCCAGCGCCTGAGTCACATTGCAGAGGACGTGGGGCGCCTGGTCAAGAAG AGCAGGGATCTGGAGCAGCAGCTGCAGGATGAGCTCCTGGAGGTGGTCTCAGAGCTCCAGACG GCCAAGAAGACGTACCAGGCATATCACATGGAGAGCGTGAATGCCGAGGCCAAGCTCCGGGAGGCCGAGCGGCAGGAGGAGAAGCGGGCAGGCCGGAGTGTCCCCACCACCACCGCTGGTGCCACTGAGGCAGGGCCCCTCCGCAAGAGCTCCCTCaagaagggagggaggctggTGGAGAAG CGGCAGGCCAAGTTCATGGAGCACAAACTCAAGTGCACAAAGGCGCGCAACGAGTACCTGCTTAGCCTGGCCAGTGTCAACGCTGCTGTCAGTAACTACTACCTGCATGACGTCTTGGACCTCATGGAC TGCTGTGACACAGGGTTCCACCTGGCCCTGGGGCAGGTGCTCCGGAGCTACACGGCAGCTGAGAGCCGCACCCAAGCCTCCCAAGTGCAGGGCCTGGGCAGCCTGGAAGAAGCTGTGGAGGCCCTGGATCCTCCAGGGGACAAAGCCAAGGTTCTCGAGGTGCATGCTACCGTCTTCTGTCCCCCGCTGCGCTTTGACTATCACCCCCATGATGGGGATGAG GTGGCTGAGATCTGCGTTGAAATGGAGCTGCGGGACGAGATTCTGCCCAGAGCCCAGAACATCCAGAGCCGCCTGGACCGACAGACCATTGAGACGGAGGAG GTGAACAAGACTCTGAAGGCGACACTGCAGGCCCTGCTGGAGGTGGTGGCCTCGGATGACGGGGATGTGCTTGATTCCTTCCAGACCAGCCCCTCCACCGAGTCCCTCAAGTCCACCAGCTCAGACCCAGGCAGCCGGCAGGCGGGCCGGAGGCGCGGCCAGCAGCAGGAGACCGAAACCTTCTACCTCACG AAGCTCCAGGAGTATCTGAGTGGACGGAGCATCCTCGCCAAGCTGCAGGCCAAGCACGAGAAGCTGCAGGAGGCCCTTCAGCGAG GTGACAAGGAGGAGCAGGAGGTGTCTTG GACCCAGTACACACAGAGAAAATTCCAGAAGAGCCGCCACCCCCGCCCCAGCTCCCAGTATAACCAGAGACTCTTTGGGGGAGACATGGAGAAGTTTATCCAG AGCTCAGGCCAGCCTGTGCCCCTGGTGGTGGAGAGCTGCATTCGCTTCATCAACCTCAACG GCCTGCAGCATGAAGGCATCTTCCGGGTATCGGGTGCCCAGCTCCGGGTCTCAGAGATCCGTGATGCCTTCGAGAGAG GGGAGGACCCACTGGTGGAGGGCTGCACTGCCCACGACCTGGACTCGGTGGCCGGGGTACTGAAGCTCTACTTCCGGAGCCTGGAGCCCCCACTCTTCCCCCCAGACCTGTTCGGCGAGCTGCTGGCTTCTTCGG AGCTGGAGGCCACAGCGGAGAGGGTGGAGCAAGTGAGCCGCCTGCTGTGGCGGCTGCCCGCGCCGGTGCTGGTGGTTCTGCGCTACCTCTTCACCTTCCTCAACCA GGACGCCCAGCTGGAGAGCCTGGGGGCGGACAATGAGCCGGAGCTGGAAGCTGAGATGCCCTCCCACAGCTTGGACCCCCTCTCCTCCCCAGACCTGGAGGGGGTCGTGGAGGCTGTGGCCTGCTTTGCCTACACGGGCCGCACAGCCCAGGAGCTGAGCTTCCGGCGGGGGGACGTACTGCGGCTGCACGAGAGGGCCTCGAGCGACTGGTGGCGGGGGGAGCACAACGGCATGCGGGGCCTCATCCCCCACAAGTATATCACGCTGCCCGTGGG GACGGAGAAGCAGGTGGTGGGCGCAGGGCTGCAGACTGCAGGGGAGTCTGGGAGCAGTCCCGAGGGCCTCCTGGCATCAGAGCTGGTCCACCG GCCAGAGCCATGCACCTCACCTGAGGCCATGGGACCCTCTGGACACAGACGACGCTGCTTGGTCCCAGCCTCCCCAGAGCAACACGTGGAGGTGGATAAG GCTGTGGCACAGAACATGGACTCTGTGTTTAAGGAGCTCTTGGGAAAGACCTCTGTCCGCCAGGGCCTTGGGCCAGCATCTACCACCTCTCCCAGTCCTGGGCCCCGAAGCCCAAAGGCACCGGCCAGCAGCCGCCTGGGCAGGAACAAAGGCTTCTCCCGGGGCCCTGGGGCCCCAGCCTCACCCTCAGCTTCCCACCCCCAGGGCCTAGACACGACCCCCAAGCCACACTGA
- the ARHGAP4 gene encoding rho GTPase-activating protein 4 isoform X4 yields the protein MARPGHSGAGRGALPPRSPSRAVPALGRPAPPGAALGAGLGGARAGCWPQRPQVPAPARSRPRGSSGVRRRGREAAMAAHGKLRRERGLQAEYETQVKEMRWQLSEQLRCLELQGELRRELLQELAEFMRRRAEVELEYSRGLEKLAERFSSRGGRLGSSREHQSFRKEPSLLSPLHCWAVLLQHTRQQSRESAALSEVLAGPLAQRLSHIAEDVGRLVKKSRDLEQQLQDELLEVVSELQTAKKTYQAYHMESVNAEAKLREAERQEEKRAGRSVPTTTAGATEAGPLRKSSLKKGGRLVEKLWPPQRPVAASSCAPVCWLQAGFLVHPPWWGAMCAPSTHQRQAKFMEHKLKCTKARNEYLLSLASVNAAVSNYYLHDVLDLMDCCDTGFHLALGQVLRSYTAAESRTQASQVQGLGSLEEAVEALDPPGDKAKVLEVHATVFCPPLRFDYHPHDGDEVAEICVEMELRDEILPRAQNIQSRLDRQTIETEEVNKTLKATLQALLEVVASDDGDVLDSFQTSPSTESLKSTSSDPGSRQAGRRRGQQQETETFYLTKLQEYLSGRSILAKLQAKHEKLQEALQRGDKEEQEVSWTQYTQRKFQKSRHPRPSSQYNQRLFGGDMEKFIQSSGQPVPLVVESCIRFINLNGLQHEGIFRVSGAQLRVSEIRDAFERGEDPLVEGCTAHDLDSVAGVLKLYFRSLEPPLFPPDLFGELLASSELEATAERVEQVSRLLWRLPAPVLVVLRYLFTFLNHLAQYSDENMMDPYNLAVCFGPTLLPVPAGQDPVALQGRVNQLVQTLIVQPDRVFPPLTSLPGPVYEKCMAPPSASCLGDAQLESLGADNEPELEAEMPSHSLDPLSSPDLEGVVEAVACFAYTGRTAQELSFRRGDVLRLHERASSDWWRGEHNGMRGLIPHKYITLPVGTEKQVVGAGLQTAGESGSSPEGLLASELVHRPEPCTSPEAMGPSGHRRRCLVPASPEQHVEVDKAVAQNMDSVFKELLGKTSVRQGLGPASTTSPSPGPRSPKAPASSRLGRNKGFSRGPGAPASPSASHPQGLDTTPKPH from the exons ATGGCAAGGCCGGGGCACAGTGGGGCTGGAAGGGGCGCCCTGCCCCCCAGGAGCCCCTCGCGGGCAGTGCCAGCCCTGGGCCGCCCCGCCCCACCGGGAGCCGCGCTGGGGGCGGGGCTGGGCGGAGCCCGCGCAGGGTGCTGGCCGCAGCGCCCCCAAGTCCCGGCGCCGGCCCGCTCACGGCCGCGTGGGAGCAGTGGGGTTCGACGGCGCGGCCGCGAGGCCGCCATGGCCGCTCACGGGAAGCTGCGGCGGGAGCGGGGGCTGCAGGCTGAGTATGAGACGCAAGTCAAAG AGATGCGCTGGCAGCTGAGCGAGCAGCTGCGCTGCCTGGAGCTGCAGGGCGAGCTGCGGCGGGAGTTGCTGCAGGAACTGGCAGAGTTCATGCGACGCCGCGCTGAGGTGGAGCTGGAATACTCCCGGGGCCTGGAAAAGCTGGCCGAGCGCTTCTCCAGCCGTGGAGGCCGCCTGGGGAGCAGCCGGGAGCACCAAAGCTTCAG GAAGGAGCCGTCCCTCCTGTCGCCCTTGCACTGCTGGGCGGTGCTGCTGCAGCACACGCGGCAGCAGAGCCGGGAGAGCGCGGCCCTGAGTGAGGTGCTGGCCGGGCCCCTGGCCCAGCGCCTGAGTCACATTGCAGAGGACGTGGGGCGCCTGGTCAAGAAG AGCAGGGATCTGGAGCAGCAGCTGCAGGATGAGCTCCTGGAGGTGGTCTCAGAGCTCCAGACG GCCAAGAAGACGTACCAGGCATATCACATGGAGAGCGTGAATGCCGAGGCCAAGCTCCGGGAGGCCGAGCGGCAGGAGGAGAAGCGGGCAGGCCGGAGTGTCCCCACCACCACCGCTGGTGCCACTGAGGCAGGGCCCCTCCGCAAGAGCTCCCTCaagaagggagggaggctggTGGAGAAG CTCTGGCCCCCGCAGAGGCCTGTGGCCGCTTCCAGCTGTGCACCTGTGTGCTGGCTCCAAGCTGGGTTTCTGGTGCACCCTCCATGGTGGGGTGCCATGTGCGCACCTTCCACTCATCAG CGGCAGGCCAAGTTCATGGAGCACAAACTCAAGTGCACAAAGGCGCGCAACGAGTACCTGCTTAGCCTGGCCAGTGTCAACGCTGCTGTCAGTAACTACTACCTGCATGACGTCTTGGACCTCATGGAC TGCTGTGACACAGGGTTCCACCTGGCCCTGGGGCAGGTGCTCCGGAGCTACACGGCAGCTGAGAGCCGCACCCAAGCCTCCCAAGTGCAGGGCCTGGGCAGCCTGGAAGAAGCTGTGGAGGCCCTGGATCCTCCAGGGGACAAAGCCAAGGTTCTCGAGGTGCATGCTACCGTCTTCTGTCCCCCGCTGCGCTTTGACTATCACCCCCATGATGGGGATGAG GTGGCTGAGATCTGCGTTGAAATGGAGCTGCGGGACGAGATTCTGCCCAGAGCCCAGAACATCCAGAGCCGCCTGGACCGACAGACCATTGAGACGGAGGAG GTGAACAAGACTCTGAAGGCGACACTGCAGGCCCTGCTGGAGGTGGTGGCCTCGGATGACGGGGATGTGCTTGATTCCTTCCAGACCAGCCCCTCCACCGAGTCCCTCAAGTCCACCAGCTCAGACCCAGGCAGCCGGCAGGCGGGCCGGAGGCGCGGCCAGCAGCAGGAGACCGAAACCTTCTACCTCACG AAGCTCCAGGAGTATCTGAGTGGACGGAGCATCCTCGCCAAGCTGCAGGCCAAGCACGAGAAGCTGCAGGAGGCCCTTCAGCGAG GTGACAAGGAGGAGCAGGAGGTGTCTTG GACCCAGTACACACAGAGAAAATTCCAGAAGAGCCGCCACCCCCGCCCCAGCTCCCAGTATAACCAGAGACTCTTTGGGGGAGACATGGAGAAGTTTATCCAG AGCTCAGGCCAGCCTGTGCCCCTGGTGGTGGAGAGCTGCATTCGCTTCATCAACCTCAACG GCCTGCAGCATGAAGGCATCTTCCGGGTATCGGGTGCCCAGCTCCGGGTCTCAGAGATCCGTGATGCCTTCGAGAGAG GGGAGGACCCACTGGTGGAGGGCTGCACTGCCCACGACCTGGACTCGGTGGCCGGGGTACTGAAGCTCTACTTCCGGAGCCTGGAGCCCCCACTCTTCCCCCCAGACCTGTTCGGCGAGCTGCTGGCTTCTTCGG AGCTGGAGGCCACAGCGGAGAGGGTGGAGCAAGTGAGCCGCCTGCTGTGGCGGCTGCCCGCGCCGGTGCTGGTGGTTCTGCGCTACCTCTTCACCTTCCTCAACCA CCTGGCCCAGTACAGCGATGAGAACATGATGGACCCCTACAACCTGGCCGTGTGCTTCGGGCCCACGCTACTACCGGTGCCCGCTGGGCAGGACCCGGTGGCGCTGCAGGGCCGGGTGAACCAGCTGGTGCAGACGCTCATAGTGCAGCCCGATCGGGTCTTCCCGCCCCTGACCTCGCTGCCTGGCCCCGTCTACGAGAAGTGCATGGCACCGCCTTCCGCCAGCTGCCTGGG GGACGCCCAGCTGGAGAGCCTGGGGGCGGACAATGAGCCGGAGCTGGAAGCTGAGATGCCCTCCCACAGCTTGGACCCCCTCTCCTCCCCAGACCTGGAGGGGGTCGTGGAGGCTGTGGCCTGCTTTGCCTACACGGGCCGCACAGCCCAGGAGCTGAGCTTCCGGCGGGGGGACGTACTGCGGCTGCACGAGAGGGCCTCGAGCGACTGGTGGCGGGGGGAGCACAACGGCATGCGGGGCCTCATCCCCCACAAGTATATCACGCTGCCCGTGGG GACGGAGAAGCAGGTGGTGGGCGCAGGGCTGCAGACTGCAGGGGAGTCTGGGAGCAGTCCCGAGGGCCTCCTGGCATCAGAGCTGGTCCACCG GCCAGAGCCATGCACCTCACCTGAGGCCATGGGACCCTCTGGACACAGACGACGCTGCTTGGTCCCAGCCTCCCCAGAGCAACACGTGGAGGTGGATAAG GCTGTGGCACAGAACATGGACTCTGTGTTTAAGGAGCTCTTGGGAAAGACCTCTGTCCGCCAGGGCCTTGGGCCAGCATCTACCACCTCTCCCAGTCCTGGGCCCCGAAGCCCAAAGGCACCGGCCAGCAGCCGCCTGGGCAGGAACAAAGGCTTCTCCCGGGGCCCTGGGGCCCCAGCCTCACCCTCAGCTTCCCACCCCCAGGGCCTAGACACGACCCCCAAGCCACACTGA